The nucleotide window CCCGGCCACCGGCGTGGGCGGCCCGGTCATCTCCGCCGCGCTCGCTGTCGCCGTCGGGATGGGCAGTGCAGCCGCGCCGGGCCAGGCGGGCGAGCTCGGCGGGCGTCGTGGTGGCGAGCAACTGCCCGTCGGGGCCGGTGACCGCGAAGGTGAGCGTGCCGCCCTCGGGGGCCGTGAGGCCGAGTGCACCGACGCGGGCGAGCAGCTCACGCAGGTGGGCGGCGGTGATCGGCAGTCCGTTGACCTCCCCTGGCTCGGTGTCCGCGCCGGTCAGGGAGTCGAGGCCGGCGGTGATCCGGACGTCCGCGCTGACCGGCGGCAGTCCGGAGTCAGCCGGCCGCCGGATCAGGGCCGAGAGGACGTACGCCCGTAGCACCCCGATGGGCCGCTCGTCGCCGTCGGCCTTGAGCATCCGCGCGAGCTGGTCGACCAGGTCGTGGCACTCGACGGCCTCGTCGGTGGGCAGGTCCGCTGCCAGCGTCGACCGGCCTGGCGTGCCGGTTGGATGGACGTGCACGTCCGCGGCCCGCTCGGCAGCGGCGCGCTGCTCCTCGGCCGCGGCGGTGTCCAGCTGCAGCATCAGCGCGGCGGCGCGGTCACGCAGCCGGTGGACCGACAGGTCCCGGGCCTCGGACAGCAGGGCGTCCTCGACCTGGCCGGCGATCTCACGGGAGGTGTGGGCGAGCACGTCCGCCAGAGCATCGGCCCGACGTTCGTCGAGGCGCCCGGCCCGCAGCTCGGCGAAGGTCGCGGGCAGCTTGCGGGTCCAGGTGAGCGCACGGCCCAGCCGGTGCGAGGCGGTGCCGCGGCCCAGGTTCAGCAGCGCCGACAGTTCAGCCAGGAAGAACTCACTGATCTCGGGCTCACCGTCGGCGGTCCAGCCCGGGCGGCGCGCACCAGGCCCGGAGGGGTCGGCGGTGGCGGGGCGCCTGCCGGCCAGGGCGAGGATCAGCTCCGCCTCCTCTGCGGCGTCCCGAGCCCGCCGCCGCTGCAACGCCTGCAGGTCGGCGGCCACCAGCTCCTCGGGCCACGCCGACCGGTCGCCCTCACTGTCCCGGCCGCCGCGCAGGGCCAGCTCGACCAGGGCCCCGAGCGGGGCCGGTGGGGACAGGGTCGGGGTCACGGGTCGAACATACGTTCGAGGTACGACAGTTCCGTGGGGATCTCCGCCCGGACCGGTGCAGATCCCCGCCCGGACATCAGGTCATGACCGGGCCACCCTCCGGGTGACCACCGCGGTCGCCACGTACCGGCGAAGAGGAGGTCCTGGCCCGTCACCGTCTGTGTGCGACGGTCCCCTGCCGCTCCACCGGACGAGGCTGTCGCCGTACCTACGCAGCGGTTCCCCGACGCGCCACGGGACGAGAACGCCACCCCGCAACGGGCTCATGCCACTCCGCAGGGCGCGACCGGGGCTCCCGCAACGGGCCCCGCCACTCCGCGGGGCGCGACCGGCACTCCCGCAACGGGCCCACAGCACTCGACAGGACGAGACCGTCACCCCGACAGCGGTCCCCCGCCGCTCCACGGGACGAGACCGTCACCGCCGCGACGGGTCCCCCGCAGGACCCGACAGCGGCCTCGCGCCCGCGCCCCTCAGTGGGCTTGCCCGGCGTCAGCGCGCGTAGCGGGCGGCGGCGCGTTCGCGGGCCTGGGCGGCGAGCACCTCGCGGTCCTTGGGCGGCGCCGCGGTGACGAGGTCGGCGAGCAGGTGCTCGGTGGCGTGCGCGATCTCCTCGACCGCCCGGTCGAACGCGGCCTGGTTGGCCTGCGAGGGCTTCGCGGAGCCGCTGACCTTGCGCACGTACTGCAGCGCCGCGGCCCGCACCTCCTCCGACGTCGTCGCGGGCGCCAGGTTGTGCAGCACGTGGATGTTCCGGCACATGGCCGGCAGCCTAGGAGCGCAGGGCGTCCTGCGGGCCGGTCACCGCCACGGTCGGCCGTCCGCCGCGGGCCAGCTCGCGGCTGATCACCATCCGCTGGACCTGGTTGGTGCCCTCGAAGATCTGCATGACCTTCGCCTCCCGCATGTACCGCTCGACCGGGTACGCCGAGGTGTAGCCGTACCCACCGAGCACCTGGACGGCGTCGGTGGTCACCCGCATCGCGTTGTCGGTGGCCACCAGCTTGGCGATCGCGGCCTGCTGGCCGTAGGGCTGGCCTGCGTCCTTGAGCCGCGCCGCGGACAGGTAGGTGGCCCGTGCGCTCTCGACCGCGGCGGCCATGTCGGCCAGCAGGAACGCCAGCCCCTGGTGCTCGATGACCGGGACGCCGAACGCCTCGCGCTCGCGGGCGTAGGCGACCGCATCGTCCAGCGCGCCCTGCGCCAGGCCCGTGGCGACCGCGGCGATGCCGAGCCGGCCGGCGTCCAGCGCGGCCAGCGCCAGCGGCAGGCCGTCGCCCTCGGCACCCACCCGCCGGTCGGCGTCCACCCGCACGCCGGCGAAGCGCATGGTCGCCGTGGTCGACCCGGTGAGGCCCATCTTCGACTCCGCCCGGTCGGCCGTCAGCCCCTCGGACCCCGCCGGGACGACGAAGCAGGAGATCCCGCGCGACCGGTCGGCCGAGGTGCGGGCCATCACCGTGTACGAGTCGGCCTCCCCGCCGTGCGTCGTCCACGCCTTCTCCCCGGTCAGCACGTACTCCCCGCCGTCCCGGACGGCGCGGGTGCGCATCGCGGCGGCGTCGGAGCCGGCGTGCGGCTCGGACAGGCAGTAGGCGCCCAGCAGCTCACCGGACAGCAGGTCCGGCAGCAGTGCCGCCTGCTGCTCGGGCGTGCCGGCGGTGGCCAGCGCCCAGCAGGACATGCCGTGGACGCTCACCCCGACCGCGACGCTGGCCCACACCGCGGCCAGCTCCTCGAGCACCTGCAGGTGCACCTCCGCGGGCTGCGCGCCGCCGCCGAACTCCTCCGGGTACGGGAGGCTCAGCAGCCCCGCCCGGCCCAGCGTGCGGAACACCTCGCGCGGGAAGCACCCCTCGGCCTCCGCCGCGGCGACCCGGGGCGCGAGCTCGTCGCGGGCCAGCTCACGGGCGAGGTCGAGCAGGTCGGCGGCCTCCACGGTCGGGACCAGGCGACGCACGGGCACAACACACCTCCGCGGGTCCGGGACCTCGTCGTCCCGGACCCCCGACGGTACGCACGGTCAGCCCCCGGGCCAGGCCAGGTCCGCGACGATCGGCGAGTGCGTGCTCGGGCCGGCGGCGCCCTCGACGCTGCGCACCGGCTCCAGCCCGCTGACCAGGACGGCGTCCACCCGAGCCACCCCGGGGCCGGGCCCGCGGGTCAGTGCCGGCCAGGTGCCCACGGCCCGATGGACGTCGACCAGCCCGGCGTCGACGAGCTCGCCCAGCGGCTGGTTGAGCGGCGCGGAGTTGAGGTCGCCACCGAGCAGCACCGGCTGCCCCTGCGCGATCAGCCCGGCCGCGATCTCGCCGTAGCGCCGGGCCTCGGCCACCCGCAGCCGGGCGGCCTCGCTGGTGCTCCCGGCCGGGTTGAGGGACTCCTTCTCCGGCAGGCAGCCGATGCACGGCGAGGCCAGGTGCACCGAGAGGACGGCGAGCCGGCGACCACCGGCGTCGAG belongs to Modestobacter sp. L9-4 and includes:
- a CDS encoding DUF2277 domain-containing protein, with amino-acid sequence MCRNIHVLHNLAPATTSEEVRAAALQYVRKVSGSAKPSQANQAAFDRAVEEIAHATEHLLADLVTAAPPKDREVLAAQARERAAARYAR
- a CDS encoding acyl-CoA dehydrogenase family protein, with amino-acid sequence MRRLVPTVEAADLLDLARELARDELAPRVAAAEAEGCFPREVFRTLGRAGLLSLPYPEEFGGGAQPAEVHLQVLEELAAVWASVAVGVSVHGMSCWALATAGTPEQQAALLPDLLSGELLGAYCLSEPHAGSDAAAMRTRAVRDGGEYVLTGEKAWTTHGGEADSYTVMARTSADRSRGISCFVVPAGSEGLTADRAESKMGLTGSTTATMRFAGVRVDADRRVGAEGDGLPLALAALDAGRLGIAAVATGLAQGALDDAVAYAREREAFGVPVIEHQGLAFLLADMAAAVESARATYLSAARLKDAGQPYGQQAAIAKLVATDNAMRVTTDAVQVLGGYGYTSAYPVERYMREAKVMQIFEGTNQVQRMVISRELARGGRPTVAVTGPQDALRS
- a CDS encoding HNH endonuclease signature motif containing protein; translation: MRGGRDSEGDRSAWPEELVAADLQALQRRRARDAAEEAELILALAGRRPATADPSGPGARRPGWTADGEPEISEFFLAELSALLNLGRGTASHRLGRALTWTRKLPATFAELRAGRLDERRADALADVLAHTSREIAGQVEDALLSEARDLSVHRLRDRAAALMLQLDTAAAEEQRAAAERAADVHVHPTGTPGRSTLAADLPTDEAVECHDLVDQLARMLKADGDERPIGVLRAYVLSALIRRPADSGLPPVSADVRITAGLDSLTGADTEPGEVNGLPITAAHLRELLARVGALGLTAPEGGTLTFAVTGPDGQLLATTTPAELARLARRGCTAHPDGDSERGGDDRAAHAGGRAETSCGCPVLGPPAATDSYAPTDKQRAFVTTRDQRCRFPNCGQRVGWADLDHVHAHGDGGTTDCTNLCCLCRSHHRLKTFAPGWRFRLDDEGTLRVTTPSGVTRTTRPPGLRRPAESPPGLPRPVEFLHETPAPPIDDPPPF